From Nicotiana tabacum cultivar K326 chromosome 20, ASM71507v2, whole genome shotgun sequence, one genomic window encodes:
- the LOC142174768 gene encoding uncharacterized protein LOC142174768, translating into MMSLLNELEVLGANIDKDTQVEMIMQTLPDSFQQFRLNYNMNKMDLSLAKLLNELQSAETIIKSQAPPVALNFEAGPSKPRGGQKKKKAQKPSVGGATAGVKKAKGKCYHCKQPGHHKKQCPTYLAKLKNKPGVSGNAAAK; encoded by the exons ATGATGAGTCTTCTGAATGAACTGGAGGTCCTTGGAGCTAACATTGATAAGGACACGCAGGTTGAAATGATCATGCAGACTTTGCCTGACAGTTTTCAGCAATTTCGCCTGAATTATAACATGAACAAAATGGATTTGTCCCTTGCGAAATTGTTGAATGAGCTGCAGTCGGCAGAGACTATTATCAAGTCCCAAGCTCCTCCCGTGGCATTGAATTTTGAGGCAGGTCCTTCTAAGCCGAGAGGcgggcagaaaaagaaaaaggctcAAAAACCCTCTGTTGGTGGCGCGACTGCTGGTGTGAAAAAGGCTAAGGGCAAGTGTTATCACTGCAAGCAGCCCGGGCATCATAAGAAGCAGTGTCCAACTTATCTGGCCAAGCTGAAAAATAAACCAG GGGTTTCAGGTAACGCGGCGGCTAAGTAG